The Streptomyces luteogriseus genome includes a window with the following:
- a CDS encoding SpoIIE family protein phosphatase: MNGYATPDRDAVTAAPGGLLDLLKVAAVVLDSGGHIALWSPEIEQLLGWTAAEALRQRADTLLVSPENRPRGRELFAQVSTGARWAGVFPLRHRDGTERAVEFRTMRLLDPEGQPHLLGLATDATTVRQVERDLALSHSLVNQTPLGIAVFDNDLRWVGVNPALERINGVPEEAVLGRRVGEVLPGLDVEAIEARMRHVLETGRPLIDQQTVGRTAADPRERAYSESYHRIEDIDGRVLGLAMAVLDVTERQQAAAEVAQARQHLSVIADAGMKIGTTLDLQQTARELADVVVPHLADLAAVDVLESVVARGTITPVSGGAPAEFRALAVAAGYPTDAIHAADPVGELATYGSSRIITQCVRSARPVLVERVDGTMLRRLARDSRAALALHEAGAHSYLALPLVARGKVLGTLSLYRTVNERPFDDRDQALASELAARAAICIDNARLYGRERGTALTLQRSLLPSTPAEREGLDIAARYRPALSEVGGDWYDVLPLGPGRTGLVVGDVMGKGVQAAAIMGQLSTATRALARLDLPPAELLRHLDDIAGSLGDAIATCVYAVCDLRRGTCELSSAGHLPPVLAGADGRAELVDVPGGVPLGVGGVDFGTVEVELAPGSLLALYTDGLVETRGEPIDTGLDTLTRLLGNAGPSLQRASDSLLSALSPEPDDDVALLLVRTRA; this comes from the coding sequence ATGAACGGGTATGCGACCCCGGACCGCGACGCCGTCACGGCCGCGCCGGGCGGGCTGCTGGATCTGCTGAAGGTCGCGGCCGTGGTCCTGGACTCCGGCGGGCACATCGCGCTGTGGAGTCCCGAGATCGAGCAGCTGCTCGGCTGGACCGCGGCGGAGGCCCTGCGCCAGCGCGCCGACACCCTTCTGGTCTCCCCCGAGAACCGGCCCCGGGGCAGGGAGCTGTTCGCCCAGGTCAGCACGGGCGCCCGCTGGGCCGGTGTCTTCCCGCTGCGGCACCGCGACGGCACGGAACGCGCCGTGGAGTTCCGCACGATGCGCCTCCTCGACCCCGAGGGACAGCCCCACCTGCTGGGACTCGCCACGGACGCGACGACCGTACGGCAGGTGGAGCGCGACCTCGCCCTCTCGCACAGTCTCGTCAACCAGACCCCGCTCGGCATCGCCGTCTTCGACAACGACCTGCGCTGGGTCGGGGTCAACCCGGCGCTGGAGCGGATCAACGGGGTGCCCGAGGAGGCCGTGCTGGGGCGACGGGTCGGGGAGGTGCTGCCCGGCCTGGACGTGGAGGCCATCGAGGCCCGGATGCGGCACGTCCTGGAGACCGGCAGGCCCCTGATCGACCAGCAGACCGTCGGCCGTACGGCGGCGGACCCGCGGGAGCGCGCCTACTCGGAGTCCTACCACCGCATCGAGGACATCGACGGCCGGGTACTCGGCCTCGCGATGGCGGTCCTGGACGTCACCGAGCGCCAGCAGGCCGCGGCCGAGGTCGCGCAGGCGCGCCAGCACCTGTCGGTGATCGCCGACGCGGGGATGAAGATCGGCACCACGCTGGACCTCCAGCAGACCGCCCGGGAGCTGGCCGACGTGGTCGTGCCGCACCTCGCGGACCTGGCCGCCGTGGACGTCCTGGAGTCGGTCGTGGCCCGCGGCACCATCACGCCCGTCTCGGGCGGCGCCCCGGCCGAGTTCCGGGCGCTGGCCGTGGCGGCCGGCTACCCCACCGACGCCATCCACGCCGCCGACCCGGTGGGCGAGCTGGCCACGTACGGCTCCTCGCGGATCATCACCCAGTGTGTGCGCAGCGCCCGCCCGGTCCTGGTCGAGCGCGTGGACGGCACGATGCTGCGGCGTCTGGCCCGGGACTCACGGGCCGCCCTGGCCCTGCACGAGGCCGGCGCCCACTCCTACCTGGCGCTGCCGCTGGTGGCCCGGGGCAAGGTGCTCGGCACGCTCTCGCTGTACCGCACGGTCAACGAGCGCCCCTTCGACGACCGGGACCAGGCGCTCGCCTCGGAACTCGCCGCCCGCGCCGCGATCTGCATAGACAACGCCCGCCTCTACGGCCGCGAGCGCGGCACCGCCCTCACCCTCCAGCGCAGCCTGCTGCCGAGCACGCCCGCCGAGCGGGAGGGGCTGGACATCGCCGCCCGCTACCGCCCGGCCCTCAGCGAGGTCGGCGGCGACTGGTACGACGTGCTGCCGCTGGGCCCGGGGCGCACCGGGCTGGTCGTCGGGGACGTCATGGGCAAGGGCGTCCAGGCCGCGGCGATCATGGGGCAGCTGAGCACGGCGACGCGGGCGCTGGCCCGGCTGGACCTGCCGCCCGCCGAGCTGCTGCGGCACCTCGACGACATCGCTGGCTCCCTCGGTGACGCGATCGCCACATGCGTGTACGCGGTGTGCGATCTGCGGCGCGGCACCTGCGAACTGTCCAGCGCCGGGCATCTGCCGCCGGTGCTCGCCGGGGCGGACGGCCGTGCCGAGCTCGTCGACGTGCCGGGCGGGGTCCCGCTCGGGGTCGGCGGCGTGGACTTCGGCACGGTGGAGGTGGAACTCGCCCCGGGCTCCCTGCTCGCCCTCTACACGGACGGGCTGGTCGAGACCCGCGGGGAGCCGATCGACACCGGCCTGGACACACTGACCCGGCTGCTCGGGAACGCGGGGCCCAGCCTGCAGCGCGCCAGCGACAGCCTGCTCAGCGCGCTGAGCCCGGAGCCGGACGACGACGTCGCCCTGCTGCTGGTCCGCACCCGCGCCTGA
- a CDS encoding DUF7144 family membrane protein — protein sequence MTATHPTHGTSRTRHGTAAAGLMIFAAVMLMLAGILGIMRGISAIAEDQVFVTTPNYVFAFDTTGWGWIHLALGVVAVLISLGLFQASTWARVLGVGIAGLVLIANFLSLPSYPVWSVVMIAMSAFIIWALCTVKKGDV from the coding sequence ATGACCGCCACACACCCGACGCACGGGACCTCGAGGACGAGGCACGGAACCGCCGCCGCAGGCCTGATGATCTTCGCGGCCGTGATGCTCATGCTCGCCGGGATTCTCGGCATCATGCGCGGCATCTCGGCGATCGCCGAGGACCAGGTCTTCGTCACGACCCCCAATTACGTCTTCGCCTTCGACACCACCGGCTGGGGCTGGATCCACCTCGCTCTGGGCGTGGTCGCCGTGCTCATCAGCCTAGGGCTGTTCCAGGCCTCCACCTGGGCGCGCGTCCTCGGCGTGGGGATCGCCGGGCTCGTCCTCATCGCCAACTTCCTGTCCCTGCCGTCCTACCCGGTCTGGTCCGTGGTGATGATCGCGATGTCCGCGTTCATCATCTGGGCCCTGTGCACCGTGAAGAAGGGCGACGTCTGA
- a CDS encoding SHOCT domain-containing protein — translation MSAQNYLAYDFPLLSAFWSMLWFFLWIMWFVLLFRVVLDIFRDDSLSGGAKAGWLAFCVLLPFLGVFVYVLARGRNMGRRETDRARAQQHAFDSYVRETARGGEDRPSSVDELARLSEIRTRGDITDEEFRRAKELVLSGSGASAAGTPTSGR, via the coding sequence ATGAGCGCGCAGAACTACCTGGCGTACGACTTTCCGCTGCTGAGCGCCTTCTGGTCGATGCTGTGGTTCTTTCTGTGGATCATGTGGTTCGTCCTGCTCTTCCGGGTGGTCCTCGACATCTTCCGCGACGATTCCCTGAGCGGCGGGGCCAAGGCCGGCTGGCTGGCCTTCTGCGTCCTGCTGCCCTTCCTGGGCGTGTTCGTCTACGTCCTCGCCCGCGGCCGGAACATGGGCCGCCGGGAGACGGACCGGGCCCGCGCCCAGCAGCACGCCTTCGACAGCTACGTCAGGGAGACCGCCCGGGGCGGCGAGGACCGGCCCAGCAGCGTCGACGAGCTCGCCAGGCTGTCCGAGATCCGTACCCGCGGCGACATCACGGACGAGGAGTTCCGCAGGGCGAAGGAACTGGTGCTCAGCGGCTCCGGAGCATCGGCCGCCGGTACCCCCACCTCCGGTCGCTGA
- a CDS encoding potassium channel family protein, producing MDDPAEVPDRRRPRRRRRAAVTALVRAALIAAGLVTVYYVLPLDGRGTSGDSVLLACGLLLVIVVFWWEVRAIVTSPYPRLKAVEALATTLALFLLLFAGAYFLLEHTTPGSFSEPLTKTDSLYFTLTTFSTVGYGDITARSQTGRVLTMIQMAGGLLLVGVAARILAGAVQTGLRRQGREPSDDFPSRPER from the coding sequence ATGGACGATCCAGCTGAGGTTCCCGACCGGCGGCGGCCGAGGCGTCGCCGACGGGCGGCGGTCACGGCCCTCGTACGCGCCGCGCTCATCGCGGCCGGGCTCGTCACGGTCTACTACGTGCTGCCCTTGGACGGGCGCGGCACGAGCGGCGATTCGGTGCTGCTGGCCTGTGGTCTGCTGCTGGTGATCGTGGTCTTCTGGTGGGAGGTGCGGGCCATCGTGACCTCGCCCTACCCCCGGCTGAAGGCCGTCGAGGCCCTGGCCACGACGCTGGCGCTGTTCCTGCTGCTCTTCGCGGGCGCCTACTTCCTGCTGGAGCACACGACCCCGGGCTCGTTCAGCGAGCCGTTGACCAAGACGGACTCCCTGTACTTCACGCTCACCACATTCAGCACCGTCGGCTACGGCGACATCACGGCCCGCTCCCAGACCGGGCGAGTGCTGACGATGATTCAGATGGCGGGCGGGCTGCTGCTGGTGGGCGTGGCGGCACGGATCCTCGCCGGCGCGGTGCAGACGGGGCTGCGCCGGCAGGGCCGGGAGCCCTCGGACGACTTCCCCTCGCGGCCGGAGCGCTGA
- a CDS encoding DUF2252 domain-containing protein — translation MTVPSPFTTFMSPAERAAAGRNARRRVPRSSHAGFEAGPDRFDPVEVLERQSATRVTELVPIRYGRMLESPFRFYRGAAAIMAEDLGAHSDTGLRVQLCGDAHLLNFRLLASPERHLVFDINDFDETLAGPFEWDVKRLAASFAIAGRANDFSAAEQNSAVETCVKAYRRRMRDFAGMRTLDIWYAQDDADHVRELMAASMSKEARRRTAKATAKARTRTHMQAYEKLTRDTAVGRRITPDPPLITPLRDLLEDDSAHFREKELRAVLEGYARTLSYERRHLLRRYRLVDIARKVVGVGSVGTRCWIVLLLGRDDDDPLLLQAKEAQESVLAAHCGGDRYDNQGRRVVSGQRLIQTTSDILLGWTHAVGLDGHERDFYVRQLRDWKGIAQPETMDPGLLRLFGQLCGASLARAHARSGDPVAIAAYLGGGDRFDRALTVFAQAYADQNERDFEALGAAARSGRIHTATE, via the coding sequence ATGACCGTACCGAGTCCCTTCACCACCTTCATGTCACCGGCCGAGCGGGCCGCCGCGGGCCGGAACGCCCGGCGGCGGGTGCCGCGTTCCTCGCACGCCGGGTTCGAGGCCGGGCCCGACCGGTTCGACCCCGTCGAGGTGCTGGAGCGCCAGTCCGCCACCCGGGTAACGGAGTTGGTGCCGATCCGCTACGGCCGCATGCTCGAGTCCCCGTTCCGCTTCTACCGGGGCGCGGCGGCGATCATGGCCGAGGACCTCGGGGCCCACTCGGACACCGGCCTGCGGGTGCAGCTGTGTGGGGACGCCCATCTGCTGAACTTCCGGCTGCTGGCCTCGCCGGAGCGCCATCTGGTCTTCGACATCAACGACTTCGACGAGACGCTGGCCGGGCCGTTCGAGTGGGACGTCAAACGGCTGGCGGCCAGCTTCGCCATCGCGGGCCGCGCCAACGACTTCTCGGCGGCGGAGCAGAACAGCGCGGTGGAGACGTGCGTGAAGGCCTACCGGCGGCGGATGCGGGACTTCGCCGGGATGCGCACCCTGGACATCTGGTACGCCCAGGACGACGCCGACCACGTGCGGGAGCTGATGGCCGCGTCGATGTCCAAGGAGGCCCGGCGCCGCACCGCGAAGGCCACGGCGAAGGCCCGGACCCGCACCCACATGCAGGCCTACGAGAAGCTCACCCGGGACACGGCCGTGGGGCGGCGGATCACGCCGGACCCGCCGCTGATCACCCCGCTGCGGGACCTGCTGGAGGACGACTCGGCGCACTTCCGGGAGAAGGAGCTGCGGGCCGTTCTGGAGGGCTACGCCAGGACGCTGTCGTACGAGCGACGACACCTGCTGCGCCGCTACCGCCTGGTGGACATCGCCCGCAAGGTGGTGGGGGTCGGCAGTGTCGGCACCCGCTGCTGGATCGTGCTGCTGCTCGGCCGGGACGACGACGATCCGCTGCTGCTCCAGGCCAAGGAGGCGCAGGAGTCGGTGCTCGCCGCCCATTGCGGCGGCGACCGCTACGACAACCAGGGGCGGCGCGTGGTGTCGGGGCAGCGGCTGATCCAGACGACCAGCGACATCCTGCTGGGCTGGACGCACGCGGTGGGCCTCGACGGGCACGAGCGGGACTTCTACGTACGCCAGCTGCGGGACTGGAAGGGCATCGCCCAGCCGGAGACCATGGACCCCGGCCTGCTCCGGCTGTTCGGACAGCTGTGCGGGGCGAGCCTGGCGCGGGCCCACGCCCGTTCCGGCGATCCCGTCGCCATCGCGGCCTACCTGGGCGGCGGCGACCGCTTCGACCGGGCACTCACCGTGTTCGCCCAGGCGTACGCCGACCAGAACGAGCGGGATTTCGAGGCGCTGGGCGCGGCGGCCCGCTCGGGCCGGATCCACACGGCGACGGAGTGA
- a CDS encoding class II glutamine amidotransferase, translating into MCRWLAYSGTPVILDDVLYRPEHSLIDQSLHARMGVETTNGDGFGVGWYAWHLRTPAVIRDTGPAWSNRNLREIADHVRSPLFFAHVRASTGSAVQQTNCHPFRHGRWMWMHNGAIDGFRELRRDLMLAVEPELFPSMEGTTDSEVMFHVALTFGLDGDPPGAVARMTGLIERLGREHGVPQPLQMTVAVTDGERVWFFRYSSAGKSRSLYYSSRVEDVRALHPDLGFLNHVSDETRLVVSEPLGDLPGVWNAVPESTYGVVQPGRDLLQHFDPEPV; encoded by the coding sequence ATGTGCCGCTGGCTCGCCTACTCGGGCACTCCCGTGATCCTCGACGACGTCCTCTACCGCCCGGAGCACTCGCTGATCGACCAGAGCCTGCACGCGAGGATGGGGGTCGAGACCACCAACGGCGACGGCTTCGGCGTCGGCTGGTACGCGTGGCATCTGCGCACCCCCGCCGTCATCCGCGACACCGGACCGGCCTGGAGCAACCGCAACCTGCGGGAGATCGCCGACCACGTCCGCTCGCCGCTGTTCTTCGCGCATGTGCGCGCCTCGACCGGCTCGGCCGTGCAGCAGACGAACTGCCATCCGTTCCGTCACGGGCGGTGGATGTGGATGCACAACGGAGCGATCGACGGGTTCCGCGAACTCCGCCGGGATCTCATGCTGGCCGTGGAGCCGGAGCTGTTCCCGTCGATGGAGGGCACGACGGACTCGGAGGTGATGTTCCACGTGGCGCTCACCTTCGGGCTGGACGGCGATCCGCCGGGTGCGGTGGCCCGGATGACGGGGCTCATCGAGCGCCTCGGCCGCGAGCACGGGGTACCGCAGCCGCTCCAGATGACGGTCGCGGTGACCGACGGGGAGCGGGTGTGGTTCTTCCGCTACTCCAGCGCGGGGAAGTCACGGTCGCTGTACTACAGCAGCCGGGTGGAGGACGTGCGGGCCCTCCACCCCGACCTGGGGTTCCTGAACCATGTCTCCGACGAGACACGGCTGGTCGTGTCGGAGCCGCTGGGCGATCTCCCCGGGGTGTGGAACGCCGTGCCGGAGAGCACCTACGGGGTCGTCCAGCCCGGCCGGGACCTGCTGCAGCACTTCGATCCGGAGCCGGTCTGA
- a CDS encoding O-acetyl-ADP-ribose deacetylase, protein MTAIELVRGDITRESVDAIVNAANSSLLGGGGVDGAIHRRGGPAILEDCRRLRGAHLGKGLPTGRAVATTAGDLDARWVVHTVGPVYSATEDRSGLLASCYRESLRVAGELGARTVAFPAISTGVYGWPMDDGARIAVETVRAADTTVEEVRFVLFDERAYEAFAAQLR, encoded by the coding sequence ATGACCGCCATCGAACTGGTCCGGGGCGACATCACCCGCGAGAGCGTCGACGCGATCGTCAACGCGGCCAACTCCTCACTGCTGGGCGGGGGAGGGGTCGACGGGGCGATCCACCGCCGCGGCGGACCCGCGATCCTTGAGGACTGCCGCCGGCTCCGCGGCGCGCACCTCGGCAAGGGCCTGCCCACGGGCCGGGCCGTCGCCACCACCGCGGGCGACCTGGACGCCCGCTGGGTCGTCCACACCGTCGGCCCGGTGTACAGCGCGACCGAGGACCGCTCCGGCCTCCTCGCGTCCTGCTACCGCGAGTCGCTCCGCGTCGCCGGCGAGCTCGGCGCCCGCACGGTCGCGTTCCCCGCGATCTCCACCGGCGTCTACGGATGGCCGATGGACGACGGTGCCCGCATCGCCGTCGAGACGGTACGGGCGGCGGACACGACGGTCGAGGAGGTCAGATTCGTCCTCTTCGACGAACGGGCCTACGAGGCGTTCGCGGCGCAGCTGCGCTGA
- a CDS encoding phytoene desaturase family protein — protein sequence MLDAVVVGAGPNGLTAAVELARRGFSVAVFEARSTVGGGARTEELTLPGFRHDPCSAAHPLAINSPAFRALPLERYGLEWLHAELPMAHPFPDGTAAVLARTVGETAASFGPRDAGAYRRLIEPFLPKWDTLARDFMSLPMTALPRDPVTLARFGLAGLPPSTLLMRRFRDAPAKALFSGLVAHVMAPLGGFATGAIGLVFALAAHARGWPVARGGSQALSDALAGYLRDLGGSVHTDYEVKRLDDLPPARAYVFDTSPTALARIAGFGNHYDGYRYGPGVFKVDYALDGPVPWTAKEARAAGTVQVGASSAEIGAALRAVSREGRAPDKPFLITVQPSVVDPTRAPAGKHVFWAYGHVPHGWTGDLTDTIERQLERFAPGFRDRVLARATAGPPELAARNANYVGGDIASGAASGLQLLLRPRATLFPYNTPHPAVFICSSATPPGPGVHGMSGHNAAKAVWKRLRQT from the coding sequence ATGCTCGATGCCGTCGTAGTGGGTGCGGGGCCGAACGGACTGACCGCGGCCGTGGAGCTGGCCCGCAGAGGTTTCTCCGTGGCCGTCTTCGAGGCCCGGAGCACCGTGGGCGGTGGTGCCCGCACCGAGGAGCTCACCCTCCCCGGCTTCCGGCACGACCCGTGCTCCGCGGCTCACCCGCTCGCGATCAACTCCCCGGCGTTCCGCGCCCTGCCGCTCGAGCGGTACGGCCTGGAGTGGCTGCACGCCGAGCTGCCCATGGCGCATCCCTTCCCGGACGGCACGGCGGCCGTCCTGGCCCGGACGGTCGGCGAGACGGCCGCCTCCTTCGGCCCGCGTGACGCCGGCGCCTACCGCAGGCTCATCGAGCCGTTCCTGCCCAAGTGGGACACCCTCGCCCGGGACTTCATGTCCCTGCCGATGACCGCGCTGCCACGCGACCCGGTGACCCTCGCCCGCTTCGGCCTGGCCGGGCTGCCCCCGTCGACGCTGTTGATGCGCCGCTTCCGCGACGCACCGGCCAAGGCCCTGTTCTCCGGGCTCGTCGCCCATGTCATGGCCCCGCTCGGCGGGTTCGCCACCGGCGCGATCGGCCTGGTCTTCGCCCTCGCGGCGCACGCCCGGGGCTGGCCCGTCGCCCGCGGCGGCTCCCAGGCCCTCTCCGACGCCCTCGCCGGCTACCTGCGGGACCTCGGCGGCAGCGTCCACACCGACTACGAGGTCAAGCGCCTCGACGATCTGCCGCCGGCCCGGGCGTACGTCTTCGACACCTCGCCCACCGCCCTGGCCCGCATCGCCGGCTTCGGCAACCACTACGACGGCTACCGCTACGGGCCGGGCGTCTTCAAGGTCGACTACGCGCTGGACGGCCCCGTGCCCTGGACCGCCAAGGAGGCCCGCGCCGCCGGCACGGTGCAGGTCGGCGCGAGCAGCGCGGAGATCGGCGCGGCCCTGCGCGCGGTCTCCCGGGAGGGCCGGGCCCCCGACAAACCGTTCCTGATCACGGTCCAGCCGAGCGTCGTCGACCCCACCCGGGCCCCGGCGGGCAAGCACGTCTTCTGGGCCTACGGGCACGTCCCGCACGGCTGGACCGGCGACCTCACCGACACCATCGAGCGCCAACTGGAGCGTTTCGCCCCGGGGTTCCGCGACCGCGTCCTGGCCCGGGCCACGGCGGGCCCGCCCGAACTCGCCGCCCGCAACGCCAACTACGTCGGCGGGGACATCGCCTCCGGCGCCGCCTCCGGCCTCCAGCTGCTGCTGCGCCCCAGGGCCACCCTGTTCCCCTACAACACCCCGCACCCGGCCGTCTTCATCTGCTCGTCGGCGACCCCGCCGGGCCCCGGAGTGCACGGCATGTCGGGGCACAACGCGGCGAAGGCCGTCTGGAAGCGGCTGAGGCAGACATGA
- a CDS encoding inositol monophosphatase family protein → MIDTNETIEEFLAERASDVEEAIRKAAATEIMPRWRRLAAHEVDQKSGPHDLVTDADRKAELYLTEALATLLPGSVVVGEEAVHANPASYGAIGGDAPVWIVDPVDGTRQFVRGEAGFCTLVALAHRGTLLASWTYAPARDRLATAQRGRGAHLDGERLFAGVPEPGRDLRVATSHPDYTTDEEKHALLGLRADGVASRPCGSAGLEYLAVARGESDAVAFSWEAAWDHAAGLLLVEEAGGAHLTLAGEPFHIAGGNALPFTAARDAATARRVVGLLSGGA, encoded by the coding sequence GTGATCGACACCAACGAAACCATCGAAGAGTTTCTCGCAGAGCGCGCCTCCGACGTCGAAGAGGCGATCCGCAAGGCCGCCGCCACCGAGATCATGCCCCGCTGGCGCCGGCTGGCGGCGCACGAGGTCGACCAGAAGAGCGGCCCGCACGACCTGGTGACCGACGCCGACCGCAAGGCCGAGCTGTACCTGACCGAGGCCCTGGCCACCCTGCTGCCCGGTTCGGTCGTGGTCGGCGAGGAGGCGGTGCACGCCAACCCCGCGTCGTACGGGGCGATAGGCGGCGACGCCCCGGTCTGGATCGTCGACCCGGTCGACGGGACGCGCCAGTTCGTGCGCGGCGAGGCAGGGTTCTGCACCCTGGTCGCGCTGGCCCACCGCGGCACCCTGCTCGCGTCCTGGACGTACGCGCCCGCCCGGGACCGGCTCGCCACCGCCCAGCGGGGCAGGGGCGCCCACCTCGACGGGGAGCGGCTGTTCGCGGGAGTGCCGGAGCCCGGCCGGGACCTGCGCGTGGCCACCTCCCACCCCGACTACACGACGGACGAGGAGAAGCACGCCCTGCTCGGCCTGCGCGCCGACGGGGTGGCATCGCGCCCGTGCGGCTCGGCCGGTCTGGAGTACCTCGCCGTCGCCCGGGGCGAGTCGGACGCCGTCGCATTCTCCTGGGAGGCAGCCTGGGACCACGCGGCCGGTCTGCTCCTGGTCGAGGAGGCCGGCGGCGCCCACCTGACACTCGCGGGGGAGCCGTTCCACATCGCGGGCGGCAATGCCCTTCCCTTCACCGCCGCCCGAGACGCGGCCACGGCCCGCCGGGTGGTGGGCCTGCTGTCGGGCGGGGCATGA
- a CDS encoding gamma-glutamyltransferase family protein, with product MFTTRPTLQGTFGMVSSTHWLASQSAMAVLESGGNAYDAAVAGAFVLHVVEPHLNGPAGEVPILLAPAGGEVRVLCGQGVAPAGATVTHYRGLGLDLVPGTGPLAAAVPGAFDAWMLLLRDHGTRSLDDVLRYAIGYAEHGHAPVERVGETVETVRELFETEWTSSADVYLPGGKAPRPGELFANPALAATWKRLLAETAGAGGREARIEAAREVWRTGFIADALVRQAGRPTRDTSGERHTGTLTAADLATWSATYETPATYDWNGWTVCKPGPWSQGPVLLQQLALLPPELPRYGSADYVHLLVENCKLAMADREAWYGDAAHVPLGDLLSDAYNTARRALVGERAEHDLRPGSPGGRTPRLCAHARVAAAAQEGYDALGVGEPTVAKSPASPVPGEPEILADGTTRGDTCHLDVVDRWGNMVSATPSGGWLQSNPVVPELGFPLGTRLQMTWLEEGLPNSLTPGRRPRTTLTPSIALRDGRPVMAFGTPGGDQQDQWQLHFFLAVALRAPVRGGLDLQGAIDAPNWHNDSFPGSFYPRGMRPGSVTVESRTDPAVVGELRRRGHDVTVGGPWSEGRLCAVARDPETGVLSAAANPRGMQGYAVGR from the coding sequence ATGTTCACTACCCGCCCGACCCTCCAGGGCACCTTCGGCATGGTCTCCTCCACCCACTGGCTCGCCTCGCAGTCGGCGATGGCCGTCCTGGAGAGCGGCGGCAACGCCTACGACGCGGCCGTGGCGGGCGCCTTCGTGCTGCACGTCGTCGAGCCGCACCTCAACGGCCCGGCCGGCGAGGTGCCGATCCTGCTCGCCCCGGCCGGCGGCGAGGTGCGGGTGCTCTGTGGGCAGGGCGTCGCCCCGGCCGGCGCGACCGTCACGCACTACCGGGGCCTCGGCCTGGACCTCGTCCCCGGCACCGGGCCGCTCGCCGCCGCCGTACCGGGCGCGTTCGACGCCTGGATGCTGCTCCTGCGCGACCACGGCACCCGCTCCCTCGACGACGTCCTGCGGTACGCCATCGGCTACGCCGAGCACGGACACGCGCCCGTGGAGCGCGTCGGCGAGACCGTCGAGACCGTGCGCGAGCTGTTCGAGACGGAGTGGACCTCGTCGGCGGACGTCTACCTGCCCGGCGGCAAGGCGCCGCGCCCCGGCGAACTCTTCGCCAACCCCGCACTCGCCGCCACCTGGAAGCGCCTGCTCGCCGAGACCGCCGGCGCGGGCGGCAGGGAGGCGCGGATCGAGGCCGCCCGGGAGGTCTGGCGCACCGGGTTCATCGCCGACGCCCTCGTCCGCCAGGCCGGGCGGCCCACCAGGGACACCAGCGGAGAACGCCACACCGGCACCCTCACGGCCGCCGACCTCGCCACCTGGTCCGCCACCTACGAGACACCGGCGACATACGACTGGAACGGCTGGACCGTGTGCAAACCCGGCCCCTGGAGCCAGGGCCCGGTCCTCCTCCAGCAACTCGCCCTGCTCCCGCCCGAACTGCCCCGCTACGGCTCGGCCGACTACGTCCACCTCCTGGTCGAGAACTGCAAGCTCGCCATGGCCGACCGAGAGGCCTGGTACGGCGACGCCGCGCACGTCCCCTTGGGCGACCTGCTGTCCGACGCCTACAACACGGCCCGCCGCGCCCTCGTCGGCGAGCGGGCCGAGCACGACCTGCGCCCCGGCAGCCCCGGCGGCCGCACCCCGAGGCTGTGCGCGCACGCGCGCGTGGCGGCCGCAGCCCAGGAGGGTTACGACGCCCTGGGCGTCGGTGAGCCGACCGTCGCCAAGAGCCCGGCGTCCCCCGTGCCGGGCGAACCGGAGATCCTGGCCGACGGCACCACCCGCGGCGACACCTGCCACCTCGACGTCGTCGACCGCTGGGGCAACATGGTCTCGGCCACGCCCAGCGGCGGCTGGCTCCAGTCCAACCCGGTCGTGCCCGAACTCGGCTTCCCGCTCGGCACCCGGCTCCAGATGACCTGGCTGGAGGAGGGCCTGCCCAACTCACTGACCCCCGGCCGCCGCCCCCGCACCACCCTGACGCCCTCGATCGCCCTGCGCGACGGCAGGCCCGTCATGGCGTTCGGCACCCCGGGCGGGGACCAGCAGGACCAGTGGCAGCTGCACTTCTTCCTCGCGGTCGCCCTGCGCGCCCCCGTGCGCGGCGGCCTCGACCTCCAGGGCGCGATCGACGCCCCGAACTGGCACAACGACAGCTTCCCCGGGTCCTTCTACCCGCGTGGCATGCGCCCGGGCAGCGTGACCGTGGAGTCCCGCACCGACCCGGCCGTCGTCGGGGAACTGCGGCGCCGCGGCCACGACGTCACCGTGGGCGGCCCCTGGTCGGAGGGCCGGCTGTGCGCGGTCGCCCGGGACCCGGAGACCGGCGTGCTGTCGGCGGCGGCGAACCCGCGCGGGATGCAGGGGTACGCGGTGGGCAGGTGA